A part of Lacibacter sp. H407 genomic DNA contains:
- a CDS encoding RNA polymerase sigma factor — MHLYQQFTDQQLVHLFKDGNAEAMETLVLRHKDKLYTSIFLLVKDKYLAEDLFQDMFIKVIDTVRGNRYTEEGKFLPWAMRIAHNLCVDHFRRVKRTPTIKTSDNHDIFEVLNFSTENAEEKMMKNQSYDRIRRMLDLLPEEQREVIILRHYADMSFKEIASLTNCSINTALGRMRYGLINMRKMMTEKQIAL; from the coding sequence ATGCATCTGTATCAACAATTTACCGATCAACAACTCGTCCACCTGTTTAAGGATGGAAACGCTGAAGCCATGGAAACATTAGTGCTGCGTCATAAAGACAAGCTCTATACCTCCATCTTCCTGCTGGTGAAAGACAAATATCTTGCCGAAGATCTCTTTCAGGATATGTTCATTAAAGTGATCGACACCGTTCGTGGCAACCGCTATACCGAAGAAGGCAAGTTCCTTCCATGGGCGATGCGTATTGCACACAACTTATGTGTGGATCATTTCCGCAGGGTAAAGCGTACCCCCACTATTAAAACAAGTGACAACCACGATATTTTCGAAGTACTGAATTTCAGCACGGAGAATGCTGAGGAAAAGATGATGAAAAACCAGAGTTACGACCGCATCCGCCGGATGCTTGATCTGTTACCTGAAGAACAACGTGAGGTGATCATTCTGCGCCACTACGCTGATATGAGTTTTAAAGAAATTGCTTCGCTTACCAACTGCAGCATTAATACTGCACTGGGCCGCATGCGCTACGGACTCATCAACATGCGTAAAATGATGACAGAAAAACAAATCGCTCTGTAA
- a CDS encoding protein-disulfide reductase DsbD family protein, whose protein sequence is MRLLLRTAFVTIVSFLSIISFAQDSTAVQWQVSSKKLATGEYQLQLTGKVPAGKYLYLFTKDAEGLDSISIQFTDSAIVKDGAVQVKLGGSSYADPIFDNKNVEIARQEVILLQKIKIGGVVPAQLKGTIVYATGAAEEFLPAQEFAFDVKLEGGVLQTARIKINSIDLNNTVNDCGDEGTEGKSLWGIFLLGLVGGFIALLTPCVFPLIPLTVSFFTKRSGSRAKGIRNAMIYGFFIFLIYILLSLPFHLLDQTDPEILNNISTNVWLNIIFFIIFVVFAISFFGYFEISLPGNIANRADSKSSVGSTLGIFFMALTLAIVSFSCTGPILGSLLAGALTKDGGAMQLSFGMGGFGLGLALPFALFAMFPNWLQSLPKSGGWLNTVKVVLGFLELAMAVKFLSNADLVKQWHLLPREVFLGIWLVIAILLVLYLLGLIRFPHDDKKVKIGGIRWTFIVLFAAAAIYIAPGVTNTKWANLKLISGFPPPLCYSMYEHPVNCETSLEPLRDYEEALELAKQQNKPLLIDFTGWACVNCRRMEENVWTNPEVLDLMKNKFVVVSLYVDERKVLPSAQQQTVATKTGAMKEIVTVGDKWATFQSENFDAVAQPQYAILGLDEAALTKTKGYTASPAEFKLWLECGLSAFKSRQR, encoded by the coding sequence ATGAGATTACTGTTACGCACTGCTTTTGTTACCATCGTCAGCTTTCTTTCAATTATATCTTTTGCGCAGGATTCAACTGCCGTTCAATGGCAGGTGAGCAGCAAGAAACTTGCCACCGGCGAATACCAATTGCAACTTACCGGTAAGGTGCCAGCCGGAAAATATCTTTATTTGTTTACGAAAGATGCTGAAGGACTTGACTCCATTTCCATTCAATTTACCGATAGTGCCATTGTAAAAGATGGTGCTGTACAAGTGAAACTGGGCGGCAGTTCTTATGCTGATCCAATCTTCGATAATAAAAATGTAGAAATCGCCAGGCAGGAAGTGATCCTTCTGCAGAAAATAAAAATTGGTGGCGTTGTACCAGCGCAGCTAAAAGGAACAATTGTGTATGCAACAGGTGCAGCCGAAGAATTTTTACCGGCACAGGAATTTGCATTTGATGTAAAATTAGAAGGAGGTGTATTACAAACAGCAAGAATAAAGATCAATTCAATTGATTTGAACAACACCGTTAATGATTGTGGTGATGAGGGAACAGAAGGAAAAAGTTTGTGGGGTATTTTCTTGTTAGGTTTAGTAGGAGGATTTATTGCCTTGTTGACGCCCTGTGTATTTCCATTGATTCCGTTGACTGTTTCGTTTTTTACAAAGCGAAGTGGTAGCAGAGCAAAAGGAATTCGTAATGCAATGATCTACGGGTTCTTTATTTTTCTCATTTATATTTTATTAAGTCTTCCGTTTCATTTGCTTGATCAAACCGATCCGGAGATATTGAACAATATCTCAACCAATGTTTGGCTCAACATTATTTTCTTTATCATCTTCGTGGTGTTTGCCATTTCGTTCTTTGGTTATTTTGAAATTAGCTTACCGGGCAATATCGCCAACCGGGCCGATTCAAAATCAAGTGTGGGCAGTACACTTGGAATTTTCTTCATGGCGTTAACGTTAGCAATTGTCTCATTCTCATGTACTGGTCCCATTCTCGGTTCCTTACTGGCAGGCGCTTTAACCAAAGATGGTGGGGCTATGCAGTTGAGTTTTGGTATGGGTGGTTTTGGACTTGGATTAGCATTGCCCTTTGCATTGTTTGCAATGTTCCCCAATTGGTTACAATCATTACCAAAGAGTGGTGGTTGGTTGAATACGGTGAAAGTGGTATTGGGCTTTTTGGAATTGGCAATGGCCGTAAAGTTTTTAAGCAATGCGGATCTGGTGAAACAATGGCATCTCTTACCACGTGAAGTGTTCCTCGGAATCTGGCTGGTGATCGCCATATTGCTTGTACTCTATTTGTTGGGGTTAATTCGTTTCCCGCACGATGATAAAAAAGTAAAGATTGGCGGCATACGCTGGACGTTTATTGTATTGTTTGCAGCAGCAGCTATTTATATTGCTCCCGGCGTTACAAATACAAAATGGGCAAACCTGAAACTCATCAGTGGTTTCCCGCCACCGTTGTGTTACAGCATGTATGAACATCCTGTGAATTGCGAAACTTCACTGGAGCCTTTGCGTGATTATGAAGAAGCATTGGAGTTAGCCAAGCAACAGAATAAACCATTGTTGATCGACTTCACGGGTTGGGCCTGTGTAAACTGCAGACGTATGGAAGAAAACGTATGGACCAATCCTGAAGTATTGGATCTGATGAAGAATAAATTTGTAGTGGTGTCATTGTATGTGGACGAACGCAAGGTTTTGCCATCGGCACAGCAGCAAACCGTTGCCACGAAAACAGGTGCAATGAAAGAAATTGTAACGGTGGGCGACAAATGGGCAACCTTTCAAAGTGAAAATTTTGATGCGGTGGCGCAACCACAGTATGCAATTCTTGGATTGGATGAAGCAGCGCTTACAAAAACAAAAGGATATACAGCGAGTCCGGCGGAATTTAAGTTGTGGCTCGAGTGTGGTTTAAGCGCATTTAAATCTCGACAACGATAA
- a CDS encoding glycosyltransferase family 39 protein — protein MKFFVKAVLLSGAIVGAFIFLFLLNLLFSSSYNEFVQWAAEDVLKKPHLVNFIPAYFSEDRFYLLQKAIVFLAVIYFFLIVWLFRRRTKVIHYFNGIASEGRLTITSFLAFVQPKELVEKFLFWIIIGTSFFVGAYNIATIPISYDEACSYIDFVSKGPLIISTLYHTTNNHILSNILSYISCLIFPNGEIGQRLPLLFILVVNCFLLFGLLKRIVKPYQALIGLAFFAASTPVYLYSFMARGYSLVILFSLICILALRQLLLLPQRKYWVIFFLASVLGTYSIPVIGYLLVAVYVCLGVFFFIHNKEQLKFLLLTGFFSFLAVCFLYTPVFLVSGLSALKQVVSDISIKRTIFENGIQNLKSLTDFYISSNIFFKVILGLPILTGIVYVYHAYRKRGSAFLLFILIVAAMPLAVTIILQQKMFDRTWIYMTVVMSIFYAFAFSQVKQKAVLIAAIVFTYVMQLGSSIDARYYTDQKHRNFAARKTADLFAGEKMKSIYLDHQFIRPMIEYRLQLLHHPYQLYVNKSQFQKSDFDPNKKYDLIVYAEGGANPESNYQYRIIDSVKEIRVLELINE, from the coding sequence ATGAAATTTTTTGTAAAAGCCGTTTTACTCTCTGGGGCAATAGTGGGTGCCTTTATATTTTTGTTTCTTTTAAACCTTTTATTCAGCAGTTCTTACAATGAGTTTGTTCAGTGGGCGGCAGAAGACGTGCTGAAGAAGCCACACCTGGTAAATTTTATTCCAGCTTACTTTAGTGAGGATCGATTTTATTTATTACAAAAGGCGATAGTTTTTCTTGCAGTTATTTACTTTTTTTTGATTGTATGGCTGTTCAGGCGGAGGACAAAGGTTATCCACTACTTTAATGGGATAGCATCAGAAGGGAGGTTGACCATAACGTCTTTTTTGGCCTTTGTTCAACCAAAGGAATTGGTTGAGAAATTTCTTTTCTGGATCATCATTGGCACCTCTTTTTTTGTTGGGGCATATAATATTGCAACAATTCCGATTTCCTATGATGAGGCTTGTAGTTATATCGACTTTGTCTCAAAGGGCCCGTTAATAATCAGCACCCTTTACCACACAACAAATAACCATATTCTCAGCAACATACTGAGCTATATTAGCTGTTTGATTTTCCCCAATGGTGAAATAGGACAGCGACTACCTTTGCTATTTATACTTGTCGTGAATTGCTTTCTGCTTTTCGGGCTGCTCAAAAGAATTGTAAAACCTTATCAAGCACTGATTGGGTTGGCTTTTTTTGCTGCAAGTACACCTGTATATCTCTATAGCTTCATGGCAAGAGGTTATTCGTTGGTTATTCTTTTTTCGCTGATTTGTATATTGGCATTGCGACAACTCTTGCTGTTGCCGCAAAGAAAATATTGGGTTATTTTTTTTCTTGCATCAGTTTTAGGAACGTACAGTATTCCTGTTATTGGATATCTCCTGGTTGCGGTGTATGTATGTCTGGGAGTGTTTTTCTTCATTCATAATAAGGAGCAATTGAAATTTCTTTTGCTAACGGGGTTCTTTTCATTCCTTGCTGTTTGTTTTTTGTATACCCCTGTTTTTCTGGTGTCTGGCCTAAGCGCACTGAAACAGGTTGTAAGTGATATAAGCATTAAAAGAACCATATTCGAAAATGGTATTCAAAATTTAAAGTCACTTACTGACTTTTACATCAGCTCAAATATCTTTTTCAAGGTTATACTTGGGCTGCCCATTTTAACAGGCATTGTTTATGTTTATCACGCTTATCGTAAGAGGGGCTCTGCGTTTCTGTTATTTATACTCATTGTGGCTGCGATGCCACTTGCTGTTACAATAATTTTGCAACAAAAGATGTTTGATCGCACCTGGATTTATATGACGGTTGTTATGTCAATATTCTATGCTTTTGCCTTCTCTCAGGTAAAACAGAAAGCAGTTTTGATTGCAGCGATTGTCTTTACGTATGTGATGCAGCTTGGTTCAAGCATCGACGCACGATACTATACTGATCAAAAACATAGAAATTTTGCGGCAAGGAAAACAGCTGACTTATTTGCCGGGGAAAAGATGAAAAGCATTTACCTGGATCATCAGTTTATAAGGCCCATGATTGAGTACAGGCTTCAATTGCTTCATCATCCCTATCAGCTGTATGTAAATAAAAGTCAGTTTCAGAAATCTGATTTCGATCCGAATAAAAAGTATGATCTCATTGTTTATGCAGAAGGGGGTGCTAACCCTGAATCGAACTATCAATATCGCATAATCGATTCGGTAAAGGAAATCCGTGTTTTGGAACTTATTAACGAATAA